The Scleropages formosus chromosome 11, fSclFor1.1, whole genome shotgun sequence genome window below encodes:
- the senp8 gene encoding sentrin-specific protease 8, with the protein MDPVVLSYQDSLLRRSDVALLEGPYWLNDQVIGFAFEYFTIERFKGLSKAACFISPEVTQFIKCTSSQEELALFLEPLNLPACRWVFLAVNDNSHQTAGGTHWSLLLYRRDSGCFSHYDSQSGSNALHARRIASKLESFLGAAKKPLFVEELAPAQQNSYDCGMYVICNTEALCDSIGQGVAPQALTQIITPTYITQKRAEWRGLIQRLSRRKE; encoded by the coding sequence ATGGACCCAGTGGTCTTGAGTTACCAGGACAGTCTTTTGAGGCGCTCGGACGTGGCTCTTCTGGAGGGCCCATACTGGCTTAATGACCAGGTGATTGGTTTTGCCTTCGAGTACTTTACCATAGAGCGTTTCAAGGGCCTGAGCAAAGCAGCGTGTTTCATCAGCCCTGAGGTCACACAGTTCATCAAGTGCACCTCCAGCCAGGAGGAGTTGGCCCTCTTCTTGGAGCCCTTAAATCTCCCAGCCTGCCGCTGGGTCTTCCTAGCCGTCAATGACAACTCCCACCAGACAGCTGGAGGTACTCACTGGAGCCTGCTGCTGTATCGACGGGACAGCGGCTGCTTCTCCCACTACGACTCGCAGAGCGGCAGCAACGCCTTGCATGCCCGCCGCATCGCCAGCAAGCTCGAGTCCTTTTTAGGGGCTGCGAAAAAGCCACTCTTTGTGGAGGAGCTGGCACCTGCCCAGCAGAACAGCTATGACTGTGGCATGTATGTCATCTGCAACACTGAGGCATTGTGTGACAGCATTGGGCAAGGGGTGGCCCCGCAGGCCCTCACTCAGATCATCACGCCAACGTACATCACGCAGAAGAGGGCCGAATGGCGTGGCCTGATTCAGAGACTCTCCCGTCGGAAAGAGTAA